Within the Acidobacteriota bacterium genome, the region AGGTGCAACCAGTTTTCAACCTCACTGACGACCAGCTTTATGAGTTTTCTCAACTCAACCGTGACCTGCAAATCGAACGCAATTCACGAGGGGAATTGATTCTTATGCCGCCAACCGGAGGCGAGACCAGCGAACGCAATGCTGAAATCACGATGCAACTGCGACTGTGGGCCAAACAGAACGGAGAAGGCACGACGTTTGATTCTTCTGGTGGTTTTTTACTTTCGAACGGCGCCGTCCGCTCGCCAGATGCCGCCTGGGTCAGGTACTCACGCTTGAATGCGTTGACTGCCGAAGCCAGGAAAAAGTTCATCCCCCTGTGCCCGGATTTCTTGATTGAGCTTCGTTCCCCGACAGACAGTTTGAGTGTCATTCGAGAGAAAATGCAGGAATATCTTGAGAATGGAACCCAATTGGCCTGGTTCATTGATCCAGAACAACGACGCGTGTACGTCTATTCCGCACCTGACCTGGTTTGCGAACTCGAAAACCCGGAAAAACTCTCTGGCGAACCGATTCTTCCAGGTTTTGAGTTAAATCTTGGCGAAATTTGGTAAATGATTGATTCTTTTCGTGTATTTTGCGCATTTCGTGGTTAAGGCGTTCAGGAGTTTTCAATAAAGCACTTAAATCTTTTTCTCTAAGCTAGCCAACAAATCGGTCACATTGAACCAAACCGTTGTTCCGTCTTCACAGGTCAGATTGTCGAAACTTCGATCAGCTTCCTTGATGAGTGCTTGCGAACCGAATTTC harbors:
- a CDS encoding Uma2 family endonuclease, giving the protein METIPQNKTSSSYVGHPPLVVQVQPVFNLTDDQLYEFSQLNRDLQIERNSRGELILMPPTGGETSERNAEITMQLRLWAKQNGEGTTFDSSGGFLLSNGAVRSPDAAWVRYSRLNALTAEARKKFIPLCPDFLIELRSPTDSLSVIREKMQEYLENGTQLAWFIDPEQRRVYVYSAPDLVCELENPEKLSGEPILPGFELNLGEIW